The Homo sapiens chromosome 5, GRCh38.p14 Primary Assembly genome includes a window with the following:
- the HTR1A gene encoding 5-hydroxytryptamine receptor 1A — protein sequence MDVLSPGQGNNTTSPPAPFETGGNTTGISDVTVSYQVITSLLLGTLIFCAVLGNACVVAAIALERSLQNVANYLIGSLAVTDLMVSVLVLPMAALYQVLNKWTLGQVTCDLFIALDVLCCTSSILHLCAIALDRYWAITDPIDYVNKRTPRRAAALISLTWLIGFLISIPPMLGWRTPEDRSDPDACTISKDHGYTIYSTFGAFYIPLLLMLVLYGRIFRAARFRIRKTVKKVEKTGADTRHGASPAPQPKKSVNGESGSRNWRLGVESKAGGALCANGAVRQGDDGAALEVIEVHRVGNSKEHLPLPSEAGPTPCAPASFERKNERNAEAKRKMALARERKTVKTLGIIMGTFILCWLPFFIVALVLPFCESSCHMPTLLGAIINWLGYSNSLLNPVIYAYFNKDFQNAFKKIIKCKFCRQ from the coding sequence ATGGATGTGCTCAGCCCTGGTCAGGGCAACAACACCACATCACCACCGGCTCCCTTTGAGACCGGCGGCAACACTACTGGTATCTCCGACGTGACCGTCAGCTACCAAGTGATCACCTCTCTGCTGCTGGGCACGCTCATCTTCTGCGCGGTGCTGGGCAATGCGTGCGTGGTGGCTGCCATCGCCTTGGAGCGCTCCCTGCAGAACGTGGCCAATTATCTTATTGGCTCTTTGGCGGTCACCGACCTCATGGTGTCGGTGTTGGTGCTGCCCATGGCCGCGCTGTATCAGGTGCTCAACAAGTGGACACTGGGCCAGGTAACCTGCGACCTGTTCATCGCCCTCGACGTGCTGTGCTGCACCTCATCCATCTTGCACCTGTGCGCCATCGCGCTGGACAGGTACTGGGCCATCACGGACCCCATCGACTACGTGAACAAGAGGACGCCCCGGCGCGCCGCTGCGCTCATCTCGCTCACTTGGCTTATTGGCTTCCTCATCTCTATCCCGCCCATGCTGGGCTGGCGCACCCCGGAAGACCGCTCGGACCCCGACGCATGCACCATTAGCAAGGATCATGGCTACACTATCTATTCCACCTTTGGAGCTTTCTACATCCCGCTGCTGCTCATGCTGGTTCTCTATGGGCGCATATTCCGAGCTGCGCGCTTCCGCATCCGCAAGACGGTCAAAAAGGTGGAGAAGACCGGAGCGGACACCCGCCATGGAGCATCTCCCGCCCCGCAGCCCAAGAAGAGTGTGAATGGAGAGTCGGGGAGCAGGAACTGGAGGCTGGGCGTGGAGAGCAAGGCTGGGGGTGCTCTGTGCGCCAATGGCGCGGTGAGGCAAGGTGACGATGGCGCCGCCCTGGAGGTGATCGAGGTGCACCGAGTGGGCAACTCCAAAGAGCACTTGCCTCTGCCCAGCGAGGCTGGTCCTACCCCTTGTGCCCCCGCCTCTTTCGAGAGGAAAAATGAGCGCAACGCCGAGGCGAAGCGCAAGATGGCCCTGGCCCGAGAGAGGAAGACAGTGAAGACGCTGGGCATCATCATGGGCACCTTCATCCTCTGCTGGCTGCCCTTCTTCATCGTGGCTCTTGTTCTGCCCTTCTGCGAGAGCAGCTGCCACATGCCCACCCTGTTGGGCGCCATAATCAATTGGCTGGGCTACTCCAACTCTCTGCTTAACCCCGTCATTTACGCATACTTCAACAAGGACTTTCAAAACGCGTTTAAGAAGATCATTAAGTGTAAGTTCTGCCGCCAGTGA